Proteins encoded together in one Desulfovibrio sp. UCD-KL4C window:
- a CDS encoding polysaccharide biosynthesis protein has product MALSYLKDKIILVTGACGTIGSELINQLLNVYEVGELVGLDNNESELFFMEQRYKNYPNANFFLTDVRDKDELSRKCLGIDILFHAAAYKHVVLCEKSPFEAVQTNILGVKNIIDAASECKVEKVIFTSSDKAVNPTNVMGTSKLMGERLITAANSSTRKGPVFASTRFGNVLGSRGSVIPIFREQIKEGKTVTLTDSEMTRFIMSISQATSQVIDSVQYAKGGEVFVTKMPIIRIYDLAKVMIEELAPKYGHNPENIEIDIVGSKPGEKLYEELMNSEETRRTVELENYFAILPAFRDLYKNISYEYPGTISTTIDRPYNSANETALTPTELKHFLLNYGLLEEPKETTIHPYSKD; this is encoded by the coding sequence GTGGCCCTTTCCTATTTAAAAGATAAAATCATACTTGTTACAGGGGCATGCGGAACTATCGGTTCAGAACTTATAAACCAGCTGCTAAATGTATATGAAGTCGGAGAACTTGTCGGCTTGGACAACAACGAGTCTGAGCTTTTTTTCATGGAACAACGCTACAAAAACTATCCAAATGCAAATTTCTTTCTTACAGATGTCAGAGACAAGGACGAACTGAGCAGAAAATGCCTTGGAATAGATATATTGTTTCATGCGGCAGCATATAAACATGTTGTTCTTTGTGAAAAATCCCCTTTCGAGGCTGTTCAAACTAATATTTTAGGGGTCAAAAATATAATCGATGCTGCAAGTGAATGCAAAGTTGAAAAAGTAATTTTTACCAGTTCAGACAAGGCGGTCAACCCTACAAATGTTATGGGAACCTCTAAACTGATGGGCGAAAGACTTATCACAGCGGCAAATAGCTCAACACGAAAAGGTCCGGTATTTGCGTCAACCCGCTTTGGGAATGTTTTGGGTTCAAGAGGTTCTGTTATCCCCATCTTCCGGGAGCAGATTAAAGAAGGCAAAACAGTCACGTTGACCGACTCAGAGATGACTCGCTTCATTATGAGCATAAGTCAGGCTACCAGTCAGGTTATTGATTCGGTTCAATATGCAAAAGGCGGAGAAGTCTTTGTCACAAAAATGCCGATTATCCGCATCTACGATCTTGCAAAAGTAATGATAGAGGAACTTGCTCCGAAGTATGGGCATAATCCTGAAAACATAGAAATCGACATTGTTGGATCAAAACCCGGCGAAAAACTTTATGAAGAACTTATGAATTCTGAAGAAACGCGTCGTACCGTTGAACTTGAAAATTATTTTGCGATTCTTCCCGCTTTCAGAGATCTTTATAAAAACATTTCCTACGAATACCCCGGCACTATTTCCACAACTATTGATCGGCCATACAATTCGGCCAACGAAACTGCTTTAACTCCCACAGAATTAAAACATTTTCTATTGAACTACGGTCTCCTGGAAGAACCTAAGGAAACCACAATCCACCCATATTCCAAAGACTAA
- a CDS encoding NAD-dependent epimerase/dehydratase family protein, with protein MNALILGGDGYLGWPTAMYLSKRGNQVTVVDNYMRRNACTELDVGMLYSLPTLQERAKIWYKKTGFEIKVVIGDLTCPEIMRSLFNGTVEYQWAENYSYSENPDTVFHYAEQPSAPYSLLNYKYANKTLSNNLLVTNNLMFALRDLSPETHVVHIGTMGEYGTPNIDIEEGWLDVEHKGRKDKFLFPRQASSLYHTTKIMDTDLMWFCVRMWGLKVTDLMQGPVYGLETEESALDERLGTIFNYDEIFGTVINRFIVQAVTGYPLTVYGKGGQTRGYLNINDTLQCVEKAALSPAKSGELRIFNQIMELFSVNEIAALVQKVGISLGYDVKIQQLENPRKEAEDHYYNPIYQGLLEVGVTPHYLTEEVMASMFKLVAKFEKNIRKDVIFKGIKW; from the coding sequence ATGAACGCATTAATCCTCGGAGGAGACGGATACCTAGGCTGGCCGACCGCAATGTATCTGTCTAAACGCGGAAATCAGGTAACCGTTGTTGATAACTATATGCGCCGCAACGCCTGCACAGAACTCGATGTAGGTATGTTGTATTCTCTCCCGACCTTACAGGAGCGAGCAAAAATATGGTATAAAAAAACGGGCTTTGAAATCAAAGTCGTTATCGGAGATCTGACTTGTCCGGAAATTATGCGATCACTATTCAACGGAACAGTAGAATACCAATGGGCCGAAAATTATTCTTACAGCGAGAATCCTGACACTGTTTTCCATTATGCGGAGCAACCTTCAGCACCGTATTCTCTGCTGAACTACAAATATGCCAACAAAACTCTTTCCAACAATCTTCTGGTTACAAACAACTTGATGTTTGCACTTCGCGATTTAAGTCCAGAAACTCATGTTGTTCATATAGGAACGATGGGAGAATACGGCACGCCAAACATTGATATAGAAGAAGGCTGGCTTGATGTAGAACACAAAGGACGCAAAGATAAATTTCTTTTCCCACGACAAGCTTCTTCGCTCTACCATACGACCAAAATCATGGACACAGACTTGATGTGGTTCTGCGTACGTATGTGGGGCTTAAAAGTTACTGATTTAATGCAGGGTCCTGTTTACGGGCTTGAAACTGAAGAGTCAGCCCTTGACGAACGTCTAGGCACGATCTTTAATTATGATGAAATTTTCGGTACTGTAATAAACAGATTTATTGTTCAGGCTGTGACCGGATATCCCTTAACAGTTTACGGAAAAGGCGGACAGACTAGAGGTTATTTAAACATCAACGACACCTTACAATGCGTTGAGAAAGCAGCTCTTTCTCCTGCTAAATCTGGAGAGTTAAGAATTTTTAATCAGATTATGGAGCTGTTTTCTGTTAATGAAATTGCTGCATTAGTTCAAAAAGTAGGGATAAGCCTTGGTTATGATGTAAAAATACAACAGCTGGAAAACCCAAGGAAAGAAGCAGAAGACCACTACTATAACCCGATCTATCAGGGACTGCTTGAGGTCGGAGTTACTCCTCATTATCTAACTGAAGAAGTGATGGCTTCAATGTTTAAACTGGTCGCCAAATTTGAAAAGAACATCCGCAAGGATGTAATATTTAAAGGCATCAAATGGTAA